A region from the Bactrocera dorsalis isolate Fly_Bdor chromosome 1, ASM2337382v1, whole genome shotgun sequence genome encodes:
- the LOC125775352 gene encoding uncharacterized protein LOC125775352 — MLQKRIYVENSRRSYSKSYFLHHKRVRHQVCSKMFLSTLGISETMVRSWLSSSELYSTQLGPENKKILQVENRRNTKREKTHQDRLNFLIKWLEGIPKLESHYRRQYTNKLYFQSEFKSYANVYEVYSRDCKSHNANGIAPISFPNFMKFLNKNNLSIFKPRNDMCDTCISFESKNISVEQYDIHRKDIKKMREEKNNDIERAKAGLCSLLCMDMQAVKLIPQTKANSSYYKMKLQVHNFTIYNVITHKSDNYVWDETEGSLVASTFATIIIKHIKKEVLNMPNIHHFISYSDGCFYQNRNAILSNALISFCVENHITIDHKYLVVGHTQMECDSTHSLTQRKINNKQINLPSQLVELMKDARKNPYPLVVHHLQHSYFLDYENLPKRYSSIRPGNKVGDPTVNMIRALAYDTTGSIYYKTCFKDEYQLLPQRTVRNF; from the exons ATGCTTCAAAAGCGGATTTATGTGGAAAACTCCCGACGTTCATATTCAAAATCCTATTTTTTGCATCATAAAAGAGTACGTCATCAAGTGTGCAGTAAAATGTTTTTGTCAACCCTTGGTATTTCGGAAACTATGGTAAGGAGTTGGTTGAGTTCCAGTGAACTTTATAGCACTCAATTGGgtcctgaaaataaaaaaattttgcaagtgGAAAATCGAAGAAACACAAAACGGGAAAAAACCCATCAAGatagattaaattttttaattaaatggttGGAAGGCATTCCGAAACTAGAATCCCATTACCGACGTCAGTACACAAATAAACTGTATTTTCAATCAGAATTTAAATCGTATGCAAATGTCTATGAAGTTTATTCTCGAGACTGTAAATCGCATAATGCAAATGGTATCGCTCCTATATCCTtcccaaattttatgaaatttttaaataaaaataatttatcgatttttaaaCCAAGAAATGATATGTGTGACACTTGCATATCGTTCGAATCAAAAAATATCTCAGTGGAACAATATGATATCCACAGAAAAGATATAAAGAAAAtgagagaagaaaaaaataatgacatTGAAAGAGCTAAAGCGGGCTTATGCTCTTTATTATGTATGGACATGCAAGCGGTAAAGCTTATTCCGCAGACAAAGGCAAATTCATCTTATTACAAAATGAAACTTCAAGTTCAtaattttactatatataaCGTTATTACTCATAAATCTGACAACTATGTCTGGGATGAAACTGAAGGCAGTCTTGTTGCTTCGACTTTCGCAACAATTATAATAAAGCACATAAAGAAAGAAGTACTTAATATGCCAAACATCCATCACTTTATTTCATATTCTGATGGCTGCTTTTATCAAAATCGGAATGCAATATTATCCAATGCCTTAATATCGTTTTGTGTAGAAAACCACATTACCATTGATCATAAGTATTTAGTCGTGGGGCATACACAAATGGAATGTGACTCTACTCACTCATTAACACAacgcaaaataaataataaacaaataaatttgcccTCCCAACTAGTTGAACTAATGAAAGACGCACGAAAAAATCCATATCCACTAGTTGTTCATCACCTACAACACAGTTATTTTCTGGATTATGAAAATCTTCCAAAGCGGTATTCATCTATTCGACCAG GTAATAAAGTTGGAGACCCCACAGTAAATATGATTCGTGCTTTGGCATATGATACAACGGGATCCATATATTACAAAACCTGTTTTAAGGACGAGTATCAGCTTCTTCCACAAAGGACTGTcaggaatttttaa